The following are encoded together in the bacterium genome:
- a CDS encoding CsgG/HfaB family protein gives MRTLIILLALLVFAGLAEQPAIAIVDLEAKLCAKELADAVSDILRTEVIDTGRFRVIERAQLDKVLEEHAFQLSGMVDESTIAEFGKLVGADYVALGSVSVLGGTYTVTLRFINVETAEAVLGKTESTNSQSGLPDVCRRLAAALTGLPYSGTSGGGGYSSGTSGAGRIFFMSGRDGDPEIFVRDADGGNVTQLTYNSSSDSQPHLSPDGRRIAFSSDRDGDWEIFVMDADGRNQTQLTHNTSNDRYPSWSPDGRRIAFHSDRDGDFEIFVMDADGGNVTQLTNNTAKDENPIWSPDGRRITFHSYRDGDEVIIVMDADGRNQQLQR, from the coding sequence ATGCGTACACTGATAATTCTACTGGCTTTACTGGTGTTCGCTGGGCTGGCCGAGCAGCCCGCCATCGCCATCGTTGACCTGGAGGCCAAGCTCTGCGCCAAGGAGCTTGCCGACGCCGTCTCCGACATCCTGCGCACGGAAGTAATTGATACCGGGCGGTTCCGGGTCATCGAGAGGGCGCAGCTCGACAAGGTGCTCGAGGAGCACGCCTTCCAGTTGTCGGGTATGGTGGATGAGAGCACCATCGCCGAGTTCGGCAAGTTGGTGGGGGCGGACTATGTCGCCCTGGGCAGCGTCTCGGTCCTCGGCGGCACCTACACCGTCACGCTTCGCTTTATTAATGTGGAGACGGCGGAGGCGGTCCTGGGCAAGACGGAGAGCACCAACAGCCAATCGGGCCTGCCCGACGTGTGCCGCAGGCTGGCGGCGGCGCTCACCGGCCTGCCTTACAGCGGAACCTCGGGCGGTGGCGGCTACTCATCGGGCACCTCCGGCGCGGGCCGCATCTTCTTCATGTCCGGCCGCGACGGGGACCCCGAAATCTTCGTGCGTGACGCAGACGGAGGCAACGTAACCCAGTTGACCTACAACAGTAGCTCGGACAGTCAGCCCCACTTGAGTCCCGACGGCCGCCGCATCGCCTTCTCCTCCGACCGCGACGGGGACTGGGAAATCTTCGTGATGGACGCCGACGGGCGCAACCAGACCCAGTTGACCCACAACACAAGCAATGACCGGTATCCCTCCTGGAGTCCGGACGGCCGCCGCATCGCCTTCCACTCCGACCGCGACGGGGACTTCGAAATCTTCGTAATGGACGCCGACGGGGGCAACGTAACCCAGCTAACGAATAACACAGCCAAAGACGAGAATCCCATCTGGAGTCCGGACGGCCGCCGCA
- the purL gene encoding phosphoribosylformylglycinamidine synthase subunit PurL has product MNRPDEPLALSGLSDAEVKKILAGIGIHLTPHEARELVKLLGREPTLAEAHLFNIMWSEHCSYKSSRALLAEHLPTDGPNVIQGPAEDAGIVEFTVHKGVRYGIVFAHESHNHPSQVVPNEGAATGIGGIVRDVYCMGGEVFAVLDPLRFGDPAGPVGTRSAEIAAGVVDGIWQYGNPLGVPNLGGDAYFTKRFDDNCLVNVVAVGLVRADEIIHSRVPDEARLAPYVYVLVGKATDDSGFGGAAFASVDLDSDEENRGAVQVPDPFLSRVLTEANKAAWRHLRELGLAFGMKDLGAGGIACATSEMAAAAGLGADVHLDKVPVSMQNLPPYIIACGETQERYMYAVPAGAAEAFCKIFNEDWELGKAAVGAAATVIGEILPEDRYRLLWKGTAAEEILVCDVSTRAVTHGIRHDRPRTPPAPKTTPARPRPGLTWGAVLRKMLASPNGCSRYPIFKRYDCEVQGRTVLRPGEADAGVVMPLAGCPAGVAMTADGNPRLGEVDPYLGAVHAVAEAARNVACTGAAPAAITDCLNYGNPEKPQIFQEFAEGLRGIGDACRGLGLIGHPGAPLPVVSGNVSFYNQSAQGRAVPPSPVIACVGVIQDARNATGQSALAPGEEVVFIGKRRPELGGSLYYETVYGDVIGEPPPAELDRWRTELNAIVEFVGSGRAVACHDVSDGGLALCLAEIALGTYLSGGVGLEADFGEIANRLEPEALLYNEAPGYVLTVRAAEGAAAVEFFKERGCSAALLGRTTDERRFTLTLGKRILVAENLDELRGLWSGGLTEIFGA; this is encoded by the coding sequence ATGAACCGCCCCGACGAACCGCTCGCCCTCTCCGGCCTCTCGGACGCCGAGGTCAAGAAAATCCTCGCCGGAATCGGCATCCACCTCACCCCCCACGAGGCGCGAGAGCTGGTGAAACTCCTGGGCCGGGAGCCGACCCTGGCCGAGGCGCACCTGTTCAACATCATGTGGAGCGAGCACTGCTCGTACAAATCGAGCCGGGCGCTCCTCGCCGAGCACCTCCCCACGGACGGCCCCAACGTGATTCAGGGCCCCGCCGAGGACGCCGGCATCGTCGAGTTCACCGTCCACAAAGGCGTGCGGTACGGCATCGTCTTCGCCCACGAGAGCCACAACCACCCGAGCCAGGTGGTGCCCAACGAGGGGGCGGCCACCGGCATCGGCGGCATCGTCCGCGACGTGTACTGCATGGGGGGCGAGGTCTTCGCCGTGCTGGACCCGCTGCGGTTCGGCGACCCGGCCGGGCCCGTGGGGACGCGCTCGGCGGAGATAGCCGCCGGCGTGGTGGACGGCATCTGGCAGTACGGCAACCCGCTGGGGGTGCCCAACCTGGGCGGTGACGCCTACTTCACCAAGAGATTCGACGACAACTGCCTGGTGAACGTGGTGGCGGTGGGGCTGGTGCGCGCCGACGAGATAATCCACAGCCGCGTGCCCGACGAGGCCCGCCTGGCGCCCTACGTCTACGTCCTGGTCGGCAAGGCCACGGACGACTCCGGCTTCGGCGGGGCGGCCTTCGCCAGCGTGGACCTGGACTCCGACGAGGAGAACCGCGGGGCGGTGCAGGTGCCCGACCCCTTTTTGTCGCGGGTGCTGACCGAGGCGAACAAGGCGGCCTGGCGCCACCTGCGGGAATTGGGCCTCGCCTTCGGGATGAAGGACCTGGGGGCGGGGGGCATCGCCTGCGCCACGAGCGAGATGGCCGCGGCGGCGGGCCTCGGCGCAGACGTCCACCTCGATAAAGTCCCGGTCTCCATGCAAAACCTCCCGCCCTACATAATAGCGTGCGGCGAGACCCAGGAACGCTACATGTACGCCGTGCCGGCCGGGGCGGCGGAGGCTTTTTGTAAAATATTCAACGAGGATTGGGAGCTGGGGAAGGCGGCGGTGGGCGCGGCGGCGACCGTCATCGGCGAGATTCTGCCCGAGGACCGCTACCGCCTGTTGTGGAAGGGGACCGCGGCGGAGGAAATTTTAGTCTGCGACGTCAGCACCCGGGCCGTCACCCACGGGATACGCCACGACCGCCCCCGCACACCGCCCGCGCCTAAAACGACACCCGCGAGGCCGAGACCCGGCCTGACCTGGGGCGCGGTTTTGCGAAAGATGCTCGCCTCGCCCAACGGCTGCTCCCGCTACCCCATCTTCAAGCGATACGACTGCGAGGTGCAGGGGCGCACGGTCCTGCGGCCCGGGGAGGCCGACGCCGGGGTGGTGATGCCGCTCGCGGGCTGCCCCGCGGGGGTGGCCATGACCGCCGACGGCAACCCGCGCCTGGGCGAGGTGGACCCGTACCTGGGCGCTGTGCACGCCGTGGCCGAGGCCGCCCGCAACGTGGCCTGCACCGGGGCCGCGCCGGCGGCCATCACCGACTGCCTGAATTACGGCAACCCGGAGAAGCCGCAAATATTCCAGGAGTTCGCCGAGGGGCTGCGGGGGATCGGTGACGCCTGCCGGGGGCTGGGGCTCATCGGCCATCCCGGCGCGCCGCTGCCCGTGGTCTCCGGCAACGTCAGCTTCTACAACCAATCGGCCCAGGGGAGGGCCGTCCCGCCCTCGCCCGTAATCGCCTGCGTGGGGGTAATCCAGGATGCGCGCAACGCCACGGGCCAGAGCGCCCTGGCTCCCGGCGAGGAGGTCGTCTTCATCGGGAAAAGAAGGCCGGAGCTGGGCGGGAGCCTGTATTACGAGACGGTTTACGGCGATGTAATCGGCGAGCCGCCCCCGGCGGAGTTGGATCGCTGGCGCACCGAATTGAACGCCATCGTCGAATTCGTCGGAAGCGGAAGGGCCGTCGCCTGCCACGACGTTTCAGACGGCGGCCTGGCGCTCTGCCTGGCGGAAATCGCCCTGGGGACGTACCTTTCCGGCGGCGTGGGCCTGGAGGCGGATTTTGGCGAAATTGCGAACCGGCTCGAACCCGAGGCGCTGCTTTATAACGAGGCCCCGGGGTACGTCCTGACCGTCCGGGCGGCGGAGGGCGCGGCTGCGGTGGAGTTTTTCAAGGAAAGGGGATGCTCGGCGGCGCTCCTCGGACGGACCACCGACGAGCGGCGCTTCACCCTGACCCTGGGTAAGCGTATACTGGTGGCGGAAAATCTCGACGAGCTGCGCGGGCTCTGGTCCGGCGGCCTTACGGAAATCTTCGGCGCGTGA